In one window of Pseudodesulfovibrio sediminis DNA:
- a CDS encoding PAS domain-containing hybrid sensor histidine kinase/response regulator, with product MTIQKKPARPTSYVALDETSQALLDSSVESALVMDVSGYVLAANAAAAKLFDLKSGENLHQSNFFALLPEEAANSRRAKIDEAIRDVRSVRFEEEANGRSLVHSIVPVANPWGEVARLAVHTLDLTKLRRTDEDLRREQQRQIFFMESLPGIVYHLYPDQTIRYANRYFRRYFGSPKDKICSEALNCTKESGGCPPMVAMNSDKAVEWDWTDAKGRTFHLQCSPMTDSAGERMIMVLGIDITARQRAEDALKKARDKLEERVRQRTEALERANAELTQKSTRLVTAMKKADAAARAKSSFLANMSHEIRTPLNAVLGMSELALTVNDKDRKDEYLKRVMEAGNSLLSIINDILDFSKIEAQKMSLEAIDFDIRKIIEATLDMHMLSASDKGLRVSAQVDKAVPAALVGDPSRLRQVIINLLSNAIKFTENGSVTITVSLKDAAETITPGDPVTLVVKVIDTGVGIPANKQRAIFKSFLQADDSVTRKYGGTGLGLAICKLLVELMNGEISIESQEHKGSTFSFSVKLTVGDPKVLREISPAPDCVEKPDITPLRILLADDNPLNKELAMTLLIEQNHSVLAVENGFQALEAVKAEEFDIVLMDIQMPIMDGVSATRAIRDPNSGALDPTIPIIALTAHALKGDRERFLAVGMNDYISKPITIADFYATIARAANKAEKTTCTAEEQKKSGNSGTPFDRQTALDMLGGRTYLLSRMDDIFIRDVPNEMQELFAFFEQGEMDEAKRMAHSIKGSARTVGAQRLGAIAEQLEYLCKQKDTDSAKQELKILESEVEFALEYISKEGSSSLANEKEK from the coding sequence ATGACGATACAAAAAAAACCGGCACGCCCCACATCCTATGTGGCCTTGGATGAGACATCCCAGGCCCTTCTGGACTCTTCGGTGGAATCCGCGCTTGTCATGGATGTTTCCGGGTATGTCCTCGCTGCCAATGCAGCTGCGGCCAAGCTCTTCGATCTCAAATCCGGCGAAAATCTGCACCAATCCAATTTTTTCGCTCTCCTGCCGGAGGAAGCGGCCAACTCCCGCAGGGCCAAGATAGACGAAGCCATTCGCGATGTCCGCTCCGTGCGCTTCGAGGAGGAGGCCAATGGACGTTCACTCGTCCACTCCATCGTTCCGGTCGCCAACCCGTGGGGCGAAGTCGCCCGACTGGCAGTTCACACGCTTGACCTGACCAAACTGCGACGCACGGATGAGGACCTCCGCCGTGAACAGCAACGCCAGATTTTCTTTATGGAGTCCCTGCCCGGTATAGTCTATCACCTGTACCCGGATCAGACCATCCGCTACGCCAACCGCTACTTCAGGCGCTATTTCGGCAGTCCCAAGGACAAAATCTGTAGCGAGGCGCTCAATTGTACAAAGGAATCCGGTGGCTGCCCGCCCATGGTGGCCATGAACTCCGACAAGGCCGTGGAGTGGGACTGGACCGATGCCAAGGGACGCACCTTTCACCTCCAATGCTCCCCCATGACCGACTCGGCGGGCGAACGCATGATCATGGTCCTCGGCATCGATATCACAGCCAGACAGCGGGCCGAAGACGCCTTGAAAAAGGCGCGCGACAAGCTGGAAGAACGCGTGCGGCAACGCACGGAAGCCCTGGAACGGGCCAACGCCGAGTTGACACAAAAATCCACCCGTCTTGTCACCGCCATGAAAAAGGCGGACGCGGCGGCGCGGGCAAAGTCATCATTTCTGGCCAACATGAGCCATGAAATCCGCACCCCGCTCAATGCTGTGCTCGGCATGTCCGAACTCGCATTGACCGTGAACGACAAGGACAGAAAAGACGAATATCTGAAACGCGTCATGGAAGCCGGCAATTCACTGCTGTCCATCATCAATGACATCCTCGATTTCTCCAAGATCGAAGCGCAAAAGATGTCCCTGGAAGCCATCGACTTCGACATTCGTAAAATCATCGAGGCCACGCTGGACATGCATATGCTCTCGGCCAGCGACAAAGGGCTTCGGGTTTCGGCACAGGTGGACAAGGCCGTGCCCGCGGCACTGGTCGGCGATCCTTCCCGACTGCGCCAGGTCATCATCAACCTGCTCTCCAATGCCATAAAATTCACGGAAAACGGCAGCGTGACCATCACCGTCTCCCTTAAAGACGCAGCCGAGACCATTACTCCGGGGGATCCCGTCACACTCGTCGTCAAGGTCATCGACACGGGGGTGGGCATCCCGGCAAACAAACAGCGGGCCATATTCAAATCATTTCTGCAAGCCGATGATTCCGTTACCCGCAAATACGGCGGGACAGGGCTCGGCCTGGCTATCTGCAAGCTCCTTGTAGAGCTCATGAACGGCGAAATATCCATTGAAAGCCAAGAGCATAAGGGAAGCACGTTCTCCTTTTCAGTCAAACTCACAGTCGGCGACCCCAAGGTACTCAGGGAAATCAGCCCCGCTCCCGACTGTGTTGAAAAGCCGGACATCACGCCACTCCGCATCCTGCTGGCCGATGACAACCCCCTCAACAAGGAACTGGCCATGACGCTGCTCATTGAGCAGAATCATTCGGTCCTTGCCGTGGAGAACGGGTTTCAGGCGCTCGAAGCTGTCAAGGCAGAGGAATTCGATATCGTGCTCATGGACATTCAGATGCCCATCATGGACGGCGTCTCTGCCACCAGGGCCATCCGCGACCCCAACTCCGGCGCCCTTGATCCGACCATCCCCATCATCGCCCTGACAGCACACGCCCTGAAGGGCGACAGGGAGCGTTTCCTGGCGGTGGGCATGAATGACTACATCTCAAAGCCCATTACCATCGCTGATTTTTATGCCACCATCGCCCGTGCGGCAAACAAGGCCGAAAAAACAACCTGCACCGCCGAGGAGCAGAAGAAGTCCGGCAATTCAGGCACTCCCTTTGACCGCCAGACAGCACTGGACATGCTCGGCGGTCGCACGTACCTGCTCTCTCGCATGGATGATATTTTCATCCGGGACGTGCCCAATGAAATGCAGGAGTTGTTCGCGTTCTTCGAACAGGGTGAGATGGACGAGGCCAAAAGAATGGCCCATTCGATCAAAGGGTCTGCCCGAACAGTCGGCGCCCAGCGTCTAGGAGCCATCGCAGAGCAACTGGAGTATCTGTGCAAACAGAAAGACACGGATTCTGCCAAACAGGAACTCAAAATCCTTGAGTCCGAAGTCGAATTTGCGCTAGAGTATATCTCGAAAGAGGGCAGCAGTAGCCTCGCCAACGAGAAGGAGAAATGA
- a CDS encoding response regulator, which yields MMKTILVVDDAPMIRELLKSVLEAEGFKVLEAADGEEAIRICQNATIDLSIIDIFLPKKGGLQVMGELIKADSSHKFIAISGGEAFNPESIVELAKVYDVVDTFTKPIDTRKLLQSVNNALKD from the coding sequence ATGATGAAAACCATTCTGGTCGTAGACGATGCTCCCATGATTCGGGAGTTGCTCAAATCGGTACTTGAAGCCGAAGGCTTCAAGGTGCTTGAAGCCGCAGATGGTGAAGAAGCTATCCGCATCTGTCAGAACGCCACGATCGACCTGTCAATCATTGATATTTTTCTGCCCAAGAAAGGTGGCCTTCAGGTCATGGGTGAACTGATAAAAGCCGATAGCTCGCATAAGTTCATCGCCATCTCCGGCGGTGAGGCGTTCAACCCCGAATCAATTGTTGAACTGGCCAAGGTCTATGATGTCGTGGACACCTTCACCAAACCCATCGACACCAGAAAGCTGTTGCAATCCGTCAACAACGCCTTGAAGGACTAA
- a CDS encoding radical SAM protein → MIIRPPSEAGSILLQVTLGCSHGKCGFCGAYLEKRFDIKARETWLADIEFAARNCRRQRRVFLCDGDAMILPQSQLVDILTVIRERLPWVTRVGTYANAKSLDRKSDAELRHLRELGLGIVYMGLESGDDEILKAMNKNGDSAFIVAQGRRVKAAGLKLNVTVINGLGGVERSLVHARETARALSAMDPDQIGALSLMLVPGTPLHDRFERGEFVLPDAFTILTEIRELVAGLTLSRGLFLANHASNYLPLKVRLPSGREKALALIDQALVGETALRSEAARRL, encoded by the coding sequence ATGATTATACGTCCGCCCAGCGAAGCCGGGTCTATTCTGTTGCAGGTGACCCTGGGGTGTTCGCATGGCAAATGCGGGTTTTGCGGTGCGTATCTGGAGAAGCGGTTCGACATCAAGGCGCGCGAGACGTGGCTGGCCGATATCGAGTTCGCTGCGCGCAACTGCCGAAGACAGCGCCGGGTTTTTTTGTGTGACGGCGACGCCATGATTCTGCCGCAGTCGCAGTTGGTGGATATTCTGACCGTCATCCGCGAGCGGCTGCCCTGGGTGACCCGTGTGGGCACCTATGCCAATGCAAAGAGTCTGGACAGGAAGTCCGATGCAGAGTTGAGGCACCTCCGGGAACTGGGCTTGGGGATTGTCTATATGGGACTGGAGTCCGGCGATGACGAGATTCTCAAGGCCATGAACAAGAATGGCGACAGTGCGTTCATTGTGGCGCAGGGGCGGCGAGTGAAGGCCGCTGGTCTGAAACTCAACGTCACTGTGATCAACGGTCTTGGTGGTGTGGAGCGATCTCTGGTCCATGCACGGGAGACCGCCCGGGCGCTGAGTGCGATGGACCCTGATCAGATCGGCGCACTCAGTCTCATGCTGGTGCCGGGCACGCCGCTGCACGATCGCTTTGAACGCGGGGAGTTCGTCCTGCCCGACGCCTTCACCATTTTGACGGAAATACGTGAGCTGGTGGCCGGATTGACGCTGTCGCGGGGACTCTTTCTGGCCAATCATGCTTCAAATTATCTGCCCCTCAAGGTCCGCCTGCCGTCCGGCAGGGAAAAGGCGCTGGCCCTTATTGATCAGGCCCTGGTCGGTGAGACGGCGTTGCGCTCCGAAGCCGCCCGTCGCCTGTAG
- a CDS encoding CBS domain-containing protein — protein sequence MTINVISLGVNSSVLDAAEILREKNIRQFPVIDSAGLLVGIVSDRDIRDAMPSKFIPGDPISEQGGGLYTLTAEDIMTMDPISVPSDAAMTEVAELQVKHKIGGLPVVDSGQLMGIITQQDVLRYLCTASGSLRGGAQFAVRMDGRANLLAELLCDLRELGVFFSSVFTAHDAVNSGFSNAYVSIEDMGDMSVDEVVDILQKKYLLLFYVAEGVTVDLM from the coding sequence ATGACAATCAACGTCATTTCTCTTGGTGTGAATTCGTCGGTACTTGATGCCGCAGAAATCCTGCGCGAGAAGAACATTCGTCAGTTTCCCGTTATCGACAGCGCAGGTTTGCTTGTCGGGATCGTGTCTGATCGTGATATCCGTGACGCCATGCCTTCCAAGTTCATTCCCGGTGATCCCATTTCAGAGCAGGGCGGCGGATTGTATACGCTGACGGCTGAAGACATCATGACCATGGACCCTATCTCGGTGCCGTCTGATGCGGCCATGACCGAAGTGGCCGAACTCCAGGTCAAACACAAGATCGGCGGGCTGCCGGTCGTGGATTCCGGTCAGCTCATGGGGATCATCACCCAGCAGGATGTTTTGCGCTATCTGTGTACCGCCTCCGGTTCTCTCCGGGGAGGGGCGCAGTTTGCCGTGCGGATGGATGGCCGGGCCAATCTGTTGGCCGAGCTGTTGTGTGATCTGCGCGAACTGGGTGTGTTTTTTTCCAGTGTGTTCACGGCGCATGATGCCGTGAACTCCGGGTTCTCGAATGCCTATGTGTCCATAGAAGACATGGGGGACATGTCGGTGGATGAGGTCGTGGACATCCTGCAGAAAAAATATCTTCTGCTGTTTTATGTGGCCGAAGGCGTCACAGTGGATTTGATGTGA